The genomic interval AATCTGGGTCCAATGGAACGGGACTGGGCAGAATTGGCAGAATAGAGGGAAAAATTGAAGAGCAGGTGACTCTTTCGTGGATAGTCGTGGACCATTTTAGTGCCTGGTTGCGCATGTTGTTAGGTAAGCCCGACCGACGTTAGCGAGTTGTGCACCTCGAAATTTCCTCGCCCACATCACAAAATACCAAAGGTAGTCCGTACAAGTACACAAAGAGGCTCAACAGAGTCTTGGTCGATGCAACCACCACGATGAGCCTCAATCGGTAGCGATGAAGACGAAACTGGGGAAATCGTGACAGATGACAGACGGGAGAAGAATAGTTTGATTTGTGCTTCACACCAAATGTACTTCACCTAAGGTAGAGGTATTAGTGTATTGCACCTTACTACCTAAGTatgtaggtaaggtaaggtaccgaGTAGTAGGAGTAGGAGTACGTACTTGGGTACTTGTGGATGTTGCTAGCACAGTTGAGGGAGGTGCATCGCGGGGTGCCAGGCTTGCCTGCCAGGTCTACAATTCGTAGATGCCCTTTTTGGCTTGTTCGCTTGTCGGCGTAAGGTAGCCTCCTGCCCTCCCAGTTGTCTCCCCCGCAATCTAATCAGTCGGCTATCGGAGGCAAGTGCAGCGAGACCCGTCCGCTGCCGCCTTCCCACCACCAGCGACAACCGTCTGCCAAAGAGGGCAGCCAATCACATTACCTCTCTAAAGGGTATAATGGGTACTCCAAAGTAGCGAGCACGTCTTAGTGGGTCTGGACCCCTGGGAACCGCTGTCGACAAGTGGAACCTCTGGGGGACCCACACACCTGCCCAGGCTCAAGTTGCTCAACCACCGCTGGTAATCCTAGCGATAACGCCATTTTCGCCCCAAAGCACTCAAACCCGCCTCTTTGGTGCTGGCTCCGTCTACGGCTTTGCCAACCAACTGCCTCTGCCCGCCTTCAGCTCAACCAGCACCAGCAACGAATCTCAAAGCCTACCGTACAGATCACTGCAATAGAGATAGAAAGGACGAGAGAAAGACAAGAGCATCAAACCTTTTATTCCACCGACGCCCCTTTCGAATCAGCCGCTATTAAGAACACACCGATCCCTTCCTACTACGAACAAACATTCGCAACCTACACTATCTACATAGTACTTCGAATATCTCTCGATCCAGCCTCGGACGAACCCAGACCGCACCCTCCCACAACCTCACACACTACTTCGATCACGACACCGACACCCTCAAAGGCGACGACGGTGCACTGCGACCACGATACTTTCCTCCCTTCCTCCCTCCTTCAACTCCGTTCGCCTCGTCTGAACCTTGTCGCACCCCTCCCCTTACTGTTCGTAGCTATCGGGCAACAAGACCTTACCCTCTCCTCTCTCCGCCGCCAAACAAATCCGTCGCAATCAGCAGGCCAACAAGGACGAGAACAGAAGAAGAAAGCATCTAGACGACTTCCACCGCTGCGCGCAGACCACAGCACCCCTCCTCCCCCGGCCGACGAATCACCAGGGGCTCAACCTGCCAAACCTGCCTCGAGTCTCAACACAAACGCCCGCGCGCGACTTCGACAAACTGCACTCGAATTGCGTGCCCTCTGTGCAAATTCCATCCGCAACGACACCCCTCAGAACCAGTCGGAATCCGTTCCTGCAGATCGTCCGGGGCATCCATCTTGGGCAGCTGCTCAGAGAACCTATACTCAGACACCCCATACTCTTTTTCCACCAAAAAAGATACACGCCAATCCTCTTCCAGTACCTGTGACGCCAGGTCTCTCTCCACAAAGTTCCTACCCGAAATCGACCTTCCCCTGGCTCGCACGCCATCGCCAGGTCCTCTCGCCTCACCAACACCCAAAACGCCCATCGGCCACGACTGTCACTCTGTCACTCCCTCCCCGTGTCACTCACTGTaccgtacggatacacggTCGTCCCGCCCCTCGTCGTCCTCTGACTCTACGCTCGTCGTTTGCTTTGTAGGCTGTGTTCCTCATTGTACACCTCCCCTACCGCCGCCCGCGACACCAACAAACCCAACCGAACGGCTTCCGTCTCGCCCCGGATGATTTGACACCATTCACCCCAACTGTTCTGTGCTCTGCTTCCATTGCTTGCTGAAACATATTGCGGCCATGGACCTCGCAAGCACGTCAACCGTCCCGGATCCCCGGAGCCTGAACCTAAACTTGAACATGGGCCTCGACCACAACCTCGACACCAATAACTCGTCGCCCAGTCACCGCCATGACGAGCTCGCCTCGACTTCTCCTTCCTCTGACTACTTCAAGAACACACCGACTTTCACCGCTACTGCCGACGTAAACTCCACACCACTCTCCTCCTCTACCTCCCATCACAACCACAACCACACACTTGCTCCCaacgccgctgccgccgccaacGATGTGACTACTGTGAACCATCCATCCAGAGACAACTGCGACAGACGGAGACCTGACGAAGGAGAAGTCTCAAAGTTCCCCGCGAACATGCCTACCCAGCTCGTCGGCCAGACAGTTACCCCCTTCCTCCGAGAACACATCCCCGGCATCTACGCTCCCATCGGCAAACCCGATGTCCAAAACGAAAACAACAATTCCCTCATCCAGAAGCGAGACCCTACCAACAGCAAGTTCTGTTATCGTCACCGCCCCGACGCAAAGTGTCGTCGCGCGGCCGATGAGTCCAAGATGGTCTTGATTCAAAGTGTAAGCCCGTCTTGTGTTGATGCTCACAGGGCCTATCGACTCCGTGCTGACACGTCTGGCGCACAGGAACTCGATAAGCTGCCGTCTGCCGATCAGCAAGCCATCACACACGTGTGGTCCCTCTTCTCCGCCGCCCCCGCCAAGCACCGCGACCTCATGCTGCAGGGTATCATCACTCAATGCTGCTTCCCTCAACTATCCACCGTTTCCCGAGAAGTACACGAACAGCTCAAGATCGACTTCATGGCTGCGCTGCCGACCGAGATCTCATACAAGGTTCTCGGCTACCTCGATACTGTCTCCCTCTGCAAGGCCGCTCAAGTCAGCCGAAGGTGGCGGGACCTCGCCGACGACGACGTTGTCTGGCACCGCATGTGCGAGCAACATATTGACCGCAAGTGTACCAAGTGCGGCTTCGGCCTTCCCCTCCTGGAGCGTAAGAGGCTACGAGACTGGAACAAGCAAAAGGAACTCGCCGAAGCTAGGAGCCTGCAACAGGATGCTGCCGTACAAGAGGTCGAAGAGGTTGAAAAGACCCCGACAGCCTCGTCGCCCAACGCCAACAAGAAGCGAGAACTAGTTGTCCTCGACGACAGCCGAAAGCGTGCTTGCCTGAGCGACCCGGGCGAGCCCATGGCACCCAAAGCCGGAGCAGACAAGGAGCGAGAACGTCTCATTCGGCCGTGGAAGAGTGTCTACCGTGATCGTTTCAGGGTTGGCTTCAACTGGAAGTACGGTCGATGCCACATCAAAACCTTCAAAGGACACGACAACGGCGTGACCTGCTTGCAATTCGACGACGAGATTCTTGCCACGGGATCCTACGACGCCAAGATCAAGATTTGGAACATTGAGACGGGAGAGGAGATTCGCACTCTGAGCGGGCATACGATGGGCATCCGTACCCTCAAGTTTGTCGGCAACAAGCTCTTCAGTGGTAGCTTGGATCACACAGTCAAGGTGTGGAACTGGCAGACGGGTGACTGCATCAGCACGCTACGTGGCCACAGCGAAGGTGTCATCACGGTCGACTTTGATGGAAAGTACCTCGCATCGGGTTCCATCGACAAGTCGATTAAGATCTTCAACTTTGACAGCAAGGAAACGTTCTGCCTCCGTGGCCACGAGGACTGGGTCAACCACGTCCGCCTGGACCCTGGATCGCAGACGCTCTTCTCAGCCTCGGATGATTGCACTGTACGACTTTGGGATCTGCGGAACAAGACATGCATCAAGACCTTCGAGGGCCACATGGGTCAAGTGCAGCAGATTCTGTTGATGCCGGAAGACTTTGAGCCCGATGAAGAGGCACTCGCTGGTGATGGCGCCGATAATGTGTCAGTTCACAGCGGCAGCGGCCGGAGCACGACGCCGACGGCGTTTGCCAACGTGGCGTCGATTCTCGGCTCTTCTTTCGGCGGAGGGGATTCCGGTTCCCCACCGGAGGACGACCGGACGTCGTTTGGTTGCGCCTTCAACTCGGACCCCACCCGGCAGCTGCCGCCCCGCTATATGCTCACCGCCGGTCTCGACAACACGGTCAAGGTGTGGAACATTCACACTGGCAAATGCCTCCGCACCATGTTCGGTCACGTCGAAGGTATCTGGGGCCTCGTCGGTGATACTTTGCGTATTGTCACCGGCGCCAACGACTCCATGGTCAAGGTTTGGGAGCCCAAGAGCGGCAAGTGTGAGCGCACCTTCACTGGCCACTCTGGCCCCGTCACCTGTGTGGGCTTGACCGACAGTCGCATGGCCAGCGGAAGTGAAGACGGCGAGGTGCGCCTGTACAGCTTCGAGGCAGAAGCACCTCTCCTCGAGGAATGTGGTACTCCAGCATAATGGAGCAGCGATGGAAAGTTTTgtgtttcttcttttttgtgTTTCCCCTCCTCCTTGTGAAAAGGATTCCATTGTTTCAGGCGGGAGTTTTGCAAAGACGATTCCCCAACGGCGATTTATGAGAGACGGGCAGTGTTGTTTGCACAACGGAGAAGCGACTCCGTTGCGGCCCATCTCATCTTTGTTCAGATTATTTAGATGTCCTCGTGGACCACAGGGACCGGGACCGGTACTAGGACGGGTGACGAAGCCCGACCATATGGGATGGCGTTTGAGGAGTCATTTTGTTTTAAAGAAACCCGATAGGAAAACCGAAAAAGGGAATTGGGTTGGGTGGCATAGGAGGGAAAATCTAGCGGCGCGCTTATTCCAAGTATGGAATATATCATGAGCCCTCATTTTAATCTACTACAAAATTTACGAGTCGTACCATTGGCTTTCACATGCTTTTGTCACACAGACGGGCAGGTTGTGTgttgtggtggtggttgCTTGTCAGCCTCACCCGCTTGCGATTTTCATCTGATACTGGCGCCGCAAatcagcaccagcaccagtGCCAGACCTTGCCAGGTCCAAGCTAGTTTCCCGTCCCTCCATCGCCAGCCTTCATCAGGTGACAGCCATGTGGCGGTGCCTGCATGACTAAGCTTGAAGGGGCATCAGGAAGTTGTTCGGTTCACTCATGTCCATTTGACTGTGTCTCTTGCGATCACTGTTCTCTCAGAGAAGATGAGACGAGACGATTGAGGTGAGTACAAGGCATGGGAACTCGCTTCATTACTATAGTGATGAGAACGGCGGTAGAGTATTAGCCATAGAAATGAAAGAACTCGTGTAAAGGACAAAAGGGAGTGAGTCAGTGGCCTGGATTGAATGACTGAGtgtgtgagtgagtgagtgaggcCAGGACCAGCGTCCGAACCTCGGCAACTTCTGGCGAATGAGTCTGGCTAGTCGGGAGGGCGGAAGTAGCCGGGCCCCCAACTCCCCACACTCTGAGTACCAGTTCCGCACTTCcttgcagcagcagcagccgccaCCTCTTTGCCATTGGGGATGTTTCCCCGCAAAATCACAAGCTCGGCTTGGGGTCGGCAAAGCTGGGAGTTGGGCCCCGTTCTCCCCCCTTTCGGTGTGTGTCTGCCTAGGTATTCTCTGCCGCAGCATGCCGCACGCTGGAACTGGAGCTGCAACTGGAACGGAGTCAACTGCCGCTACGTCACTTTTGGGGGTGTGGACTGTGGAGCGATATGTCACAGGCCGAGGAGACGTGAAGAGAGGAAGAATAGGAAGAAAGACATGATGAAGTAAGTGACGGGCAAACAACACATGATCACACTCACTCCAGGCTCGACGTAGGCATGTCAATTAGCTCCCTTGGTCCAGCCAGTGTCTGTTCAACGCTCAACCGGAAGACAATTGGAGACTGTAGATGATCCAAACAGCAAGGAATACCAAGAACCTGAGATGAGAGATGAGGTCCAAGGTACGCTTGCGGTCTCCAATACCTACGTAGTATGCCAATCACACCCCCGCCTGGCCTCCGTTCCGCCGAATCGGGATGGTCTGTCGCAGCGCAAACCCGCTACAGAGTCACAGACGTCTGAAGAGTTCAATGGTTTGAGCCACTCAGATATTGGTCCCGTGctgcctctctctctctctcttctctctccAGAATGTTGTCCCTTCTCATCTGTCCATGGCATGGAAGACTAGAAGTCTATCCGTACACgccccccttccccctcaCGCGCCCGGTTTACCGAAACCCCTGGCGCTGGTGTGTGCCGCCGTCCTAGGCTGGAAAGCTGAGGTTTGTCTGGCTGGCCTCGTTGTGCCGCGGGTGAAGGGGGAGATGGAAAAGACCTTGTCCTCATATGCTTTTCTTGTCTAGCTCTTCAAACTTACAGTCCCCGTTACCGGTGTGTATGACACCAGGCACACGCACACGCacactcactctcactctccccAAGACAAGACCAAGACCGCCTTACACGCCTGTGCTCGGGACGAAACCTCGAGTCATCTGCTTCTTCCTGTCCTGATTCTATTCTGGCTTGTGCGGCGTGCTTTTGACATTGGccacccccctcccctcccctcccctcccaatGCCATGCCATGCCCCCCTCCATCTAGTCAGTAACCGTATGCGCCACCTTTTATATACATGATTGCCCGCTCTACCGTGGCTTCTGTCATCGGCGCCGAGGATGTTTGGCTTTGCCTTTGTACGTCCCTGGCAGCGACTTGTTCCGAATCTTCTTCTTATTCTATCCCGACTTCTTCCCATGCCAGCTTCTCCCTTGTGATTCTCATGATaccctccttcttctcttaTTTACTGTGACGCATCTCGCATCCCCATCTATACTCTAGATCAACAACACCAGTGCTCGCTTTCTCCTTTGTTGGTTTCGGCGCAAGACTTGCTGTCTCCTCTCTTCCCTATCAGTCATATCATCTACTTTGTTCATCTTGCGCCATGTCGTCCAAGGTAAAACAAGACGGCAAGGCGCCGACCTCGGCCGCCGTGAACCTCATTGGTATGTACACTTCCTCTCGCAAGACCGGCGCGGCAGAGACATCGTCACTAACACAACCCAATAGCCGGAGGTGGTGCAGGTATGATGGAGGCATTGGCATGTCATCCCCTCGGTAAGACTCCCTCCTCTTGCTGCAGCACCAAGGGCGCGCATATGCATGCGCAAGCACACACGCCTACCCGAAAGATGTGAACAAAAGTCAATTGACATGGGACCAAACCCACAGACACGATCAAGGTCCGAATGCAGCTGTCGCGGCGCGCGAGGCAGCCCGGCGCACCCAAGCGCGGCTTCATCAAGACGGGTGTCGAGATTGTTAAGAAGGAGACGCCGTTGGGTCTGTACAAGGGTCTCGGTGCCGTTCTGACGGGTATCGTGCCTAAAATGGCCATCCGCTTCACGAGTTTCGAGGGGTACAAGAATGCTTTGGCGGACAAAAACACGGGAGTTGTCAGTGGACAGGCGACATTCTTGGGTGAGTCATCCTACGAGAGATGTGCTCTTCTGCCAGTATACCAAACGAGACTAACCTCTGGTCTCGTGTAATAGCCGGTCTCGCTGCGGGCGTCACGGAAGCCGTCGCCGTCGTAACGCCTATGGAGGTTATCAAGATCCGCCTCCAGGCACAACACCACAGCATGGCTGACCCTCTCGATATCCCAAAGTACCGCAACGCCGCGCACGCGCTCTACACGGTCGTCAAAGAGGAAGGCTTCGGCGCGCTGTACCGCGGCGTGTCGCTGACGGCTCTGCGCCAGGGCAGCAACCAGGCCGTCAACTTCACGGCTTACTCGTACTTCAAGGAGGCCCTCAAAAACTACCAGCCCGAGTTTGAGAAGACGACGCTGCCGGGCTACCAGACGACTCTGATTGGTCTCGTCAGTGGCGCCATGGGCCCGTTGAGTAATGCGCCGATCGATACCATCAAGACGAGGCTGCAAAAGACGCCGGCTGAGTATGGCGTTAGCGCGTGGAGTCGCATCACCAAGATTTCGGCTGATATGTTCAAGTATGTGGCTGCCGCTCTCTTCTCCGTCTCTTGTCCCAGTAAAACTATGCTGACTGCATCAATAGACAAGAAGGATTCCACGCCTTCTACAAGGGCATCACGCCGCGTATCATGCGAGTTGCGCCCGGCCAGGCTGTGACGTTCACCGTCTACGAATTCCTCAAGGAGAAGCTGGAGAAGAGCAATCTCGCCTTCTCTGGAGCTGGCTACGAAGAGTAAATCGTGCTTACGACACGGCAGTGACGTAGTAAAGAACTGTTTGTTTTCCACGTAAAGAGAAGGGGAATGTCTGTCGATGTGCAAGATACCAGTGCCTTATCTGCATACTAAGGGGCGGCTCTGTGACTTTGGAAAGACAAGAATGCGCAACGTGGTAGATTGGAAAAATGTGCAAGTAGTAAATATGCACGGGAGCACAATGTTCATAGAAGGTACTGCATTGCGTATGAAGGTCTTGTCTATCATTAGCCCGATCCACGGGCTTTAGTTGTAATGTGCGTTACACGCGCTCGATCCCaaacttttttctttttccacCACAAAGCTGCTACGGCCGGGGCCATGTTCATCTACCGACCAGGTCTCTTGGGTCTGCTAAAGTTTTGTCGCACCGTCACCTTGGGGTGTAGCTCCGAGAGAACCGTGTCCTCCGTGATCTCGCTGGGGTCCTCAACCTCGAGCTTCTTATCGAGCGTCAACCCTGCCTCACTAGACGCCACGTCCAGTACGGCGCGCTTCATGAGGGGGTACAGCATGCGGTTCTTGATGGACCTGTTGCCGGCGTTGACGGGACAGGTATAGATGAAGAGCAGGGGGCTCGACTCGGCTCCGTTGTGGGTGTGTGTGAATCGGTAAAAGGTAAAGCGCGGCTCGGTGGAGGAAATGGTCTGCGTGAGCTCGGCAATAGAGGAGGGGCTTTCGCTAGAGGGGACGAGCTCGACAGACTCCTTTTCGGGATTGATTTTCTATACATGTCCAGTCAGCCATGCAACATCAAGAAGAAGCGGCGCAGAGGTATCGAACGTACCAGCATCACCAATGTCTTGCCACTGTCCGGTGACAACTCCTTGAGTGCGGCGAGAGCGTCCTCGGCAATGGGCATGGCCAGGGTCTTGCTAAGGTGGATCTCCCTAGTTCCCGTACCGGTGCTGGCCTCCTGTTCGGCCTGCTTAACGGCGCCGAGGCTGCGCTCCTCCTCCGTCAACGGAGCCTCGAGCTCGGTGTGAGCATCATGTTTAGCGAAACCTTTGGCAGATAGCTCCTCTGCCATGGTAGCAAAGATGGACTCGCGGAAGTGCTCGGAGCCTAGCTTTCGGACCAGGGTCAGGCGGGTGGACGCAAAAAGCATCTTCTGGCGAACCTTGGCCGAGTCCGGGACATAGGTGACGGCTGTTAGGTGCGGAGCCGTATCATAGCGGCGAAGGAGGGCATAAAGGGCTTCGTTGGGCTTAAGATGAGGCTGGAGGGAAGCGAGGTTGTCGTcgaacgaggaagaggacgaTGCCTTCTCGAGGAATTGGACGGGCTTTAGGGTCTCGGCTTCAATGGTGATGAGAAGTCCGAAGTGGTTGTCGGTGGACAGGAGAGTGTTGAACTGGGAGATGAGCTCCTCAGAGGCTACCGGACGTTAGCTCTTGGAACAAATAGTACTCTATCGAGAGGAGAGCAATGACTACACACCGGAGATGCCTGACTGCATCCTAGCGATTGAAGACCGAGGTGCGTCTCGAAGCGTGCGTTTACAATTGAGCTTGTAGGTTGTAGCAGAGGAAAAACAGCAGGTCTAGTAGTATATATGCCCGACACCTCTATGCAGGAGATCTGGATGCCAAGGCGGACGCGTTGAGAAGCGGAGTATTCGGTGAGGTTGTGAGGTGGTGTTTGAAGCTTGAGATGCGGCGCCGCTACGTCAGCTGGCGGGTGGATCCAGTGGACGGAGACCGCGGTTATGGAGGGGTAGGAGCAGTTGCTGGGGTGCTGGGACACTGCAAGCTGCCACTCTGGCGGGCCTCCGCCATTCCATTGTCTGCCTTATGTCAGCATCACATTTAGATAAGACACCTAGATCTATCATTGTCTTATCTCTTCTTATCGCTTCACCTAAGCaacgtaccttaccttaaggtaccttaccttaaggtaccttacctaacGTAGGTAGCTCCCAACATCAGAAATATCCATCAAGACGACACAAGGTAACATCACATCCGACTTGGGTCGAATTAATTCAGCGTCATGCGATCATCTTCATGCCTCGTTTCATACTACATTGAGTTTGTTTAACACTCAGCCATGTTTACATTCAAACGATGCGACTCCAATAGACACATCCCAAGTACGCAGCCGTGATGGCGATGGCATACGGCACAACCGCCCGGGCAGCCTGGAGCCAAGCTGCTCGGCGTATGACTCTGTCCGACTCAGTATGGGAAGCCTTGTCATTAACTCTCGGGAATGATTTGTCTTTGGGCACGTCCTTCTCAAGGAACTTGCAAAGAGGCTCCCATCCATCTTCGCCGACGCGATACACCAAAAGCCTTTCAGGCGCCACATGAGCCTTGACGCGCTCTGAATGCTCTCGGAAGACATCCGGTGCTCGCCGATGCAGCTCCTCGATTGTGCGAGCACCACCAAAGAAACCGCTGATAGTCTTCTGCATGGCGAAGCCAGCCCTGTTACCAATTACCATGCCCACACCCTTGAGAAATACGTCAACCCACGGCCCAAACAGCGGTTGGATAACTTGGCTGTCGAAGCTTGGAAACCACTTGTCAAAGTCGCGTTCCGTGAGAATGATCTTGGCATCGGGGTAGGCATCGATCAGCTGCACTGCCCAGAAACAAGACAGGTCGGTTACCGCGTCGTACGACCCGAAGAGTTCGTCCCAGTCTTTGCGAGTGAACGGCGTGGGAGGAGGTGTCTGGCCCTTTGCGTTCACTTCAGGCCAAGTCGCAATGGCGGCTCGCTCGAAGAATGCCCAGTGCGTTGGTTTCGTCCGGGACTTCAGACCGTGGAAGACGTGCTTAAAGCCCAGCTCAGAGAGGGCGGCCGCGAGAGAGTTCGTGCCTGTGCGAAGCAAACCGACGGCCAAGACCTTGGGAGGCCCAGCATCTCGAGCTTTCTCCTCGTGGGTGGCCATGGAAATGTTTGATTGACTTGGCACGAGCGAGCGGAATCAAAAACTTCGCATCCCACGTCGAGAACCCAGGATTCTGTTGGTTGCAGCTGAATCTCATGAGCTGCAGTTGAGATAGGGCAGACTGTCGAGTTAATAAGTTGCCGCCAAGCCATCCTCCCTCGTCAGCACTAAGGGCGCCACAGAGCCTTCTTGTGGTGAGAAAGACCGAACCCCACCACCGCGCACCACTTCAAAACTCAAGGCAGCATTTCAACTGATTCGGCATCCTGATTGTGCTTCAGCGTCTGTCCTCCTACTCGCGATGGACCGTTGCGTCATCTTCCTGATGTTTCCATATCGAATCTCTTCGATAAGTATGCATTCTCTTAACATCAAGTGACCAGCTGCTTTCTGCTGCGCATAAGCAACTCACGGTACTTCTCCAAGCTCTTTCCGATGATATTGATGAAAGGCCATTGCGTGTTGCTTTTGAAAAAGTGTGCCCATATTCTCAAAACCGCAAGGCTCAGTGAGGCGGGATCTCGATCCGTTGACGTTTCGGGCTCATCGTCTTCGAAATCGACGACATCGTACGCCTCTTCCACAATGCATCGAACCCAGTGCAAGATGCGATCCTCGCTGTCTGTTAGTCTCTTGTCAGTCGGGGGACGCCGAGAGATAGTCATGAACAAGCATGGATCAGCTTACCACTAAGAGGCGTCGTCGCGACGGATTCAGTGAGTGATGAGAGCCATTTACTGAGCAGAACCGCACACTCTAGCCCCGAAAGTGAGTGACGAACGCTCCAGAAGAACGCCTGGCTACGCGCGACACGGTCAACGCCAAGTCGTACAGGGATACTGAGCATATGAGCAGTGTACAGCAGCGCGGTGATGACACCACCACTTCGCTCCACGGCCGGAGACCGGTTGATGGCCTTGGCGATACGCATAGGGTCTCGAGATTCAAGAAGCCGGTACGGACCAAGGTGAAGGTAGATGCGCACATAGGCGAGGCCGAGCAAAGAGCTGGATGTGAAGGGGATAGGTCCATTCTCGTTGTTGGGGTCAAGACTGGATTCGGGAGCTTGCTGCCACCCTGCGGTCCAGGAACGCAGGCCTCGTCTTCATCAGGATGTCAGTATCACGTTACGAACTGAGAGTCAACACGGGAAGAGGGACTGACTCAAGCTTGTCAACCTCTTCGCTGGGAAGAGACGCTGACTGATCCATGACTGGTAAAGACAAGTCGCGGACAATGAAAATCCTCTGGAGGAGCCCATGCAAGAGGATGTAGTTACCCAGTGGTGTTGGAATGGGGTCAACGGGAGCGGTCCCGTCTGTGTTCCTCAATAGCAATGACAAAGCGTCTTGAAAGTACAGTTGTTGCTTCTCAGTTTCCTGGCGAGCGGTCTGCCACTGGCACGCCGACTGCGCTTTCCACTCTCCAGTCGAGCAAGGGAGTCGAAGACCAACCTCGTTGCTGCGTAGCACAGGATACACGTTATATGCGAT from Colletotrichum lupini chromosome 2, complete sequence carries:
- a CDS encoding WD domain-containing protein, with the translated sequence MLLAQLREVHRGLSPPQSNQSAIGGKCSETRPLPPSHHQRQPSAKEGSQSHYLSKGYNGYSKVASTSYCSTTAGNPSDNAIFAPKHSNPPLWCWLRLRLCQPTASARLQLNQHQQRISKPTVQITAIEIERTRERQEHQTFYSTDAPFESAAIKNTPIPSYYEQTFATYTIYIVLRISLDPASDEPRPHPPTTSHTTSITTPTPSKATTVHCDHDTFLPSSLLQLRSPRLNLVAPLPLLFVAIGQQDLTLSSLRRQTNPSQSAGQQGREQKKKASRRLPPLRADHSTPPPPADESPGAQPAKPASSLNTNARARLRQTALELRALCANSIRNDTPQNQSESVPADRPGHPSWAAAQRTYTQTPHTLFPPKKIHANPLPVPVTPGLSPQSSYPKSTFPWLARHRQVLSPHQHPKRPSATTVTLSLPPRVTHCTAVFLIVHLPYRRPRHQQTQPNGFRLAPDDLTPFTPTVLTSTVPDPRSLNLNLNMGLDHNLDTNNSSPSHRHDELASTSPSSDYFKNTPTFTATADVNSTPLSSSTSHHNHNHTLAPNAAAAANDVTTVNHPSRDNCDRRRPDEGEVSKFPANMPTQLVGQTVTPFLREHIPGIYAPIGKPDVQNENNNSLIQKRDPTNSKFCYRHRPDAKCRRAADESKMVLIQSELDKLPSADQQAITHVWSLFSAAPAKHRDLMLQGIITQCCFPQLSTVSREVHEQLKIDFMAALPTEISYKVLGYLDTVSLCKAAQVSRRWRDLADDDVVWHRMCEQHIDRKCTKCGFGLPLLERKRLRDWNKQKELAEARSLQQDAAVQEVEEVEKTPTASSPNANKKRELVVLDDSRKRACLSDPGEPMAPKAGADKERERLIRPWKSVYRDRFRVGFNWKYGRCHIKTFKGHDNGVTCLQFDDEILATGSYDAKIKIWNIETGEEIRTLSGHTMGIRTLKFVGNKLFSGSLDHTVKVWNWQTGDCISTLRGHSEGVITVDFDGKYLASGSIDKSIKIFNFDSKETFCLRGHEDWVNHVRLDPGSQTLFSASDDCTVRLWDLRNKTCIKTFEGHMGQVQQILLMPEDFEPDEEALAGDGADNVSVHSGSGRSTTPTAFANVASILGSSFGGGDSGSPPEDDRTSFGCAFNSDPTRQLPPRYMLTAGLDNTVKVWNIHTGKCLRTMFGHVEGIWGLVGDTLRIVTGANDSMVKVWEPKSGKCERTFTGHSGPVTCVGLTDSRMASGSEDGEVRLYSFEAEAPLLEECGTPA